One Geomonas agri genomic region harbors:
- the ppk1 gene encoding polyphosphate kinase 1: protein METKPVVPQKIQQEEDVFNLIDEQQPPVQSVLDIPEIHGMRDLESADHPSENNPHFIDGTVTVISAPVGAAGRQEPTGVQQVAKPGKGGKAGKAKGAKPSKMGKTPKADDKATRDAKGTKAAKATKSTKAAESKTTKTKAAKPKAAKAVKPGANQPPKPKDANGIEPPEFDLGESRWFLNRELTWLEFNRRVLHEAMDERTPLLERLKFIAIVSSNLDEFAMKRIGGLKQQIGAGLHELTLDGRTPRQQVVECNASVREIEATKREAFRQVRELLEGKGIVIESYDTLSPKEKKQLREHYYSNIYPLLTPQSIDPAHPFPFISNLSLNLLVTLRYPKSREHTLARVKVPIGLGTPRFIRVGKGDHFIPIEQVMMNNLDMLFPGMLIVSCEIFRVTRNANTEKDEEEADDLMSMIESELKERKFAPIVRLEVGAGMEPLHRGRLAAELELDEENDVLEVTGMLALRDLFEISKLDYPRLHEPPHHPIDHPQLTAERNIFHTIRDLGSVLLQHPYVSFSTSVERFLREAANDPKVRAIKMTLYRTSIQGRIIDALVQAAQNGKQVAVVVELKARFDEATNIHLAEVMEEAGIHVTYGVVGLKTHCKVILVVRQDFQGLRRYVHIGTGNYHTETARIYSDVGIITCDDAIAQDVTELFNYLTTGFTAKRNYRAVMPAPKLLKKALLTRIEREVELHRQNGGGLIRFKMNALEDGDIVKALYRASMAGVKIDLYVRDTCRLRPGVPGLSDNIRVTSIVGRFLEHARIYYFRNGGAEEYFISSADAMKRNLEARVEVLCPVTAPELTAELRTVLDCHDADRRSAWDMQPDGSYVQRQPREGDSGEGTQQMLIAQAQQRLKDALKQKKKPMQK, encoded by the coding sequence ATGGAGACCAAGCCTGTCGTACCCCAGAAGATTCAGCAAGAAGAGGACGTCTTCAACCTCATAGACGAGCAACAGCCTCCCGTTCAGAGCGTGCTGGATATTCCGGAAATCCACGGGATGCGGGATCTTGAGTCAGCCGACCATCCCTCAGAGAACAATCCCCATTTCATTGACGGTACTGTGACGGTGATTTCGGCCCCGGTCGGCGCCGCTGGCCGGCAAGAGCCCACGGGGGTGCAGCAGGTGGCGAAGCCGGGAAAAGGGGGGAAGGCTGGCAAAGCAAAGGGCGCCAAACCATCCAAGATGGGGAAAACTCCCAAGGCTGATGACAAGGCAACCCGGGACGCGAAGGGGACCAAAGCCGCCAAAGCGACCAAATCTACCAAGGCTGCCGAGTCAAAGACGACCAAGACTAAGGCTGCCAAGCCCAAGGCTGCCAAGGCGGTAAAGCCGGGCGCGAATCAGCCGCCCAAGCCCAAAGATGCCAACGGGATCGAGCCCCCGGAGTTTGATCTGGGCGAGAGCCGCTGGTTCTTGAACCGCGAGCTGACGTGGCTCGAGTTCAACCGCCGCGTGCTGCACGAGGCGATGGACGAGCGCACCCCATTGTTGGAGCGGCTCAAGTTCATAGCCATTGTCAGTTCCAACCTCGATGAATTCGCCATGAAGAGGATCGGCGGCTTAAAGCAGCAGATCGGCGCGGGGCTGCACGAACTGACCCTGGACGGCCGGACGCCGCGCCAGCAGGTCGTCGAATGCAATGCCTCGGTCCGGGAGATCGAGGCCACCAAGCGGGAGGCCTTCCGCCAAGTGCGGGAACTGCTGGAAGGGAAGGGGATCGTCATCGAGAGCTATGACACCCTGTCCCCCAAAGAGAAGAAGCAGTTACGCGAGCACTACTACAGCAACATCTACCCGCTGCTGACGCCGCAATCGATCGACCCTGCCCACCCCTTCCCGTTCATCTCCAATCTCTCGCTCAACCTCCTGGTGACGCTGCGCTACCCGAAATCGCGCGAGCACACCCTGGCGCGGGTCAAGGTGCCCATCGGCCTGGGGACGCCGCGCTTCATCCGGGTCGGCAAAGGTGACCACTTCATCCCGATCGAGCAGGTGATGATGAACAACCTGGACATGCTGTTCCCCGGCATGCTCATCGTCTCCTGCGAGATCTTCCGCGTCACCAGGAACGCCAACACCGAGAAGGACGAGGAAGAAGCGGACGACCTGATGTCCATGATCGAGTCGGAGTTGAAGGAGCGCAAGTTCGCCCCCATCGTCCGGCTCGAGGTGGGAGCGGGGATGGAGCCGCTGCATCGTGGGCGCCTGGCGGCAGAACTGGAACTGGACGAAGAAAACGACGTCCTCGAGGTTACCGGCATGCTGGCCCTGCGCGACCTCTTCGAGATCTCGAAGCTCGATTACCCGCGCCTGCACGAACCGCCGCACCACCCGATCGACCACCCGCAGCTTACCGCCGAGCGGAACATTTTCCACACCATCCGCGACCTCGGTTCCGTGCTGTTGCAGCACCCTTACGTCTCCTTTTCCACCTCGGTGGAGCGATTCCTGCGCGAGGCGGCCAACGATCCCAAGGTGCGCGCCATCAAGATGACCCTGTACCGCACCTCCATCCAGGGGCGTATCATCGACGCGCTGGTGCAGGCGGCGCAAAACGGCAAGCAGGTGGCGGTGGTCGTGGAGCTGAAGGCACGCTTCGACGAGGCTACCAACATCCACCTGGCCGAGGTGATGGAAGAGGCGGGCATCCACGTCACCTACGGCGTAGTCGGCCTCAAGACCCACTGCAAGGTGATCCTGGTGGTGCGCCAGGACTTCCAGGGGCTCAGGCGCTACGTCCACATCGGCACGGGGAACTACCACACCGAAACGGCACGCATCTACAGCGACGTCGGCATCATCACCTGCGACGATGCCATCGCCCAGGATGTCACCGAGCTCTTCAACTACCTGACCACCGGCTTCACGGCGAAACGGAACTACCGCGCCGTTATGCCCGCGCCCAAGCTCTTGAAGAAGGCCCTGCTGACGCGCATCGAGCGCGAGGTGGAGCTGCACCGGCAAAACGGGGGCGGGCTGATACGGTTCAAGATGAACGCGCTGGAGGATGGCGACATCGTCAAGGCGCTGTACCGGGCGTCGATGGCGGGGGTGAAGATCGACCTGTATGTGCGCGACACCTGCCGGTTGCGTCCAGGTGTTCCGGGGCTGTCGGACAACATCCGGGTCACCAGCATCGTCGGGCGCTTCCTGGAACATGCCCGGATCTACTACTTCAGAAACGGTGGTGCCGAGGAATATTTCATCTCATCGGCCGATGCCATGAAACGGAACCTGGAGGCCCGCGTGGAGGTGCTCTGCCCGGTCACCGCGCCCGAACTGACCGCGGAGTTGCGGACCGTGCTGGATTGCCACGATGCCGACCGCCGTTCCGCGTGGGACATGCAGCCCGACGGCAGTTACGTGCAGCGCCAGCCGCGGGAAGGCGACAGTGGCGAAGGGACGCAGCAAATGTTGATCGCCCAGGCACAGCAGCGGCTGAAGGACGCGCTCAAACAGAAGAAAAAACCGATGCAGAAATAG
- the hcp gene encoding hydroxylamine reductase — protein sequence MDNMFCYQCEQAANGGCSKVGVCGKKPEVAALQDLLIYNLKGIAFWANLAREKGAKDAAIDRFMLDGLFTTVTNVDFDAEEIAKLVREAATLRNQAQALYEKANGAAYTGTVPEAAQPFHAGTTSELVALGAKHGVKSEEIDADVHSVKEILIYGMKGYAAYAHHALVIGLENDEIYAFTHKALAATLDLKLGLMDYVGLSMECGRINLVTMELLDKANTDSFGHPVPTPVQLGTKAGKAILVSGHDLRMLEELLKQTEGKGINIYTHGEMLPAHGYPGLKKYVHLAGNFGGAWQDQAKEFVDFPGAIIFNTNCIQRPAESYKDRLFTWGLVQWPDVKNINGWDFSPVIEKALSLPGFEEAPGKEILTGFGHNAVLGVADKVIDAVKAGQIRHFFLIGGCDGAKTGRNYYTDFAENVPSDCVILTLACGKYRFNKLDFGDIGGIPRLLDIGQCNDAYSAIQIAVALAGAFNCGVNDLPLSFILSWYEQKAVAILLTLLHLGVKNIKLGPSLPAFITPNVLNFLVENFNIGPIGTAEGDLKQILG from the coding sequence ATGGACAACATGTTTTGCTACCAGTGTGAACAAGCCGCCAACGGCGGTTGCTCCAAAGTCGGTGTCTGCGGCAAGAAGCCGGAAGTAGCGGCTCTGCAGGACCTGCTCATCTACAACCTGAAAGGGATCGCCTTCTGGGCCAACCTCGCCCGCGAGAAAGGCGCCAAGGATGCAGCCATCGACCGCTTCATGCTGGACGGCCTCTTCACCACCGTGACCAACGTCGACTTCGACGCCGAAGAAATCGCCAAGCTGGTACGTGAAGCAGCCACCCTGCGCAACCAGGCACAGGCGCTCTACGAGAAAGCCAACGGCGCAGCGTACACTGGCACCGTACCCGAGGCTGCACAACCGTTCCACGCCGGCACCACCTCCGAGCTCGTTGCACTGGGCGCCAAGCACGGCGTCAAGAGCGAAGAGATCGACGCCGACGTCCACTCCGTCAAGGAAATCCTCATCTACGGCATGAAAGGCTACGCAGCCTACGCCCACCACGCCCTGGTGATCGGCCTCGAGAACGACGAGATCTACGCCTTCACCCACAAGGCTCTCGCCGCCACCCTCGACCTGAAACTGGGCCTCATGGACTACGTCGGGCTCTCCATGGAGTGCGGCAGGATCAACCTGGTCACCATGGAACTCCTCGACAAGGCCAACACCGACAGCTTCGGCCACCCGGTCCCGACCCCGGTACAGCTCGGCACCAAGGCGGGCAAGGCGATCCTCGTTTCCGGCCACGACCTGCGCATGCTTGAAGAGCTCCTGAAGCAGACCGAAGGCAAAGGGATCAACATCTACACCCACGGTGAGATGCTCCCCGCCCACGGCTACCCGGGCCTCAAGAAGTACGTCCACTTGGCCGGCAACTTCGGCGGTGCATGGCAGGATCAGGCCAAGGAATTCGTTGACTTCCCCGGCGCCATCATCTTCAACACCAACTGCATCCAGCGCCCGGCCGAGAGCTACAAAGACCGTCTCTTCACCTGGGGCCTGGTCCAGTGGCCGGACGTCAAGAACATCAACGGCTGGGACTTCTCCCCGGTCATCGAGAAGGCGCTCTCCCTCCCCGGCTTTGAAGAAGCTCCGGGCAAAGAGATCCTCACCGGCTTCGGGCACAACGCAGTGCTCGGCGTAGCCGACAAGGTCATCGACGCGGTCAAAGCTGGCCAGATCCGTCACTTTTTCCTGATCGGCGGCTGCGACGGCGCCAAAACCGGCCGTAACTACTACACCGATTTCGCCGAGAACGTACCGAGCGACTGCGTCATCCTGACCCTGGCCTGCGGCAAGTACCGCTTCAACAAGCTCGACTTCGGCGACATCGGCGGCATCCCGCGCCTGCTGGACATCGGCCAGTGCAACGACGCCTACTCCGCGATCCAGATCGCCGTGGCCCTTGCCGGCGCCTTCAACTGCGGCGTCAACGACCTGCCGCTCTCCTTCATCCTCTCCTGGTACGAGCAGAAGGCAGTGGCGATCCTGCTCACCCTGCTCCACCTGGGCGTGAAGAACATCAAGCTGGGACCGAGCCTGCCGGCCTTCATCACCCCGAACGTGCTGAACTTCCTGGTCGAGAACTTCAACATCGGCCCGATCGGTACCGCCGAAGGCGACCTGAAGCAGATCCTCGGCTAG
- a CDS encoding type III polyketide synthase yields the protein MTNARAYVASIVSAVPHFSVSQRSAADLVREHFKETLTPRSMGLIRATFEHPSIAKRHFAVDHPGRIFEESQDERVERFTRESVNLAAQAVTGALEKVGLSVQEVNGLVVNTCTGYICPGISTYLAQRLGLSPRARLYDLVGSGCGGAIPNLQVAESILRMTGGVVVSVAVEICSAAFQMGNDLSLILSNALFGDGAAAAVLWEKPTGFELHSSTGRYVPEQREAIRFVHKGGQLHNQLSTDLPKLVGKAAADVVDDLLALSALSKKDIGGWALHTGGEKVINAVRDQVGIPEELLRATRRVLYQYGNMSSPTVWFVLDEMLQEGVGAGQWCVLLAYGAGLSAHACLLRKA from the coding sequence ATGACCAATGCAAGAGCCTACGTCGCGTCGATAGTGTCAGCCGTACCCCATTTCAGTGTAAGCCAGAGATCTGCGGCCGACCTGGTCCGGGAGCACTTCAAGGAAACTCTCACTCCGAGGAGCATGGGGCTGATCCGGGCCACCTTCGAGCACCCGAGCATCGCGAAGCGGCATTTCGCCGTGGACCATCCTGGCCGCATCTTCGAGGAAAGCCAAGACGAGAGGGTGGAGCGCTTCACCCGTGAGTCGGTGAACTTGGCAGCCCAGGCGGTGACCGGGGCACTGGAAAAGGTGGGACTCTCCGTTCAGGAGGTGAACGGGCTGGTGGTCAACACCTGCACCGGATACATCTGTCCCGGGATCTCGACCTACCTGGCGCAACGCCTGGGGCTCTCCCCCCGGGCCCGGCTGTACGACCTGGTCGGCAGCGGCTGCGGCGGCGCCATTCCAAACCTCCAGGTGGCGGAGTCGATACTGAGGATGACAGGTGGGGTTGTGGTGAGTGTCGCGGTGGAAATCTGCAGCGCCGCGTTCCAAATGGGCAACGACCTGAGCCTGATCTTGTCCAACGCCCTTTTTGGTGATGGAGCCGCCGCAGCGGTGCTGTGGGAAAAGCCGACCGGCTTCGAACTGCACAGCTCGACCGGGCGTTATGTACCGGAGCAGCGGGAGGCGATACGGTTCGTGCACAAAGGTGGGCAGTTGCACAACCAGTTGTCGACCGACCTTCCCAAGCTGGTCGGCAAGGCCGCGGCCGACGTGGTGGACGATCTGCTCGCCTTGTCGGCGCTCAGCAAAAAGGACATCGGAGGGTGGGCACTGCACACCGGTGGGGAGAAGGTGATCAACGCGGTGCGGGATCAGGTGGGGATACCGGAAGAGCTGCTCCGAGCGACGCGGCGGGTCCTGTACCAATACGGCAACATGTCCTCTCCCACGGTCTGGTTCGTGCTGGACGAGATGCTGCAGGAGGGCGTCGGCGCCGGTCAGTGGTGCGTCCTCCTCGCTTACGGCGCCGGCCTCTCGGCGCATGCTTGCCTGTTAAGGAAGGCTTAA
- a CDS encoding methyltransferase domain-containing protein: MSFIPRKRTALEFLDLPPEVCTQEELAGSLADLRMVNRYLGDTRALFKHLSRKIDGRRQISVLDVATGSADLPVALVEWGRKNGIDMQVTGLDLNSRVLEIAREYASGYPEIKLLVADALQLPFRDHSFDIVLCSKTLHHLKEPEAVTVMREMLRVARRGFIVMDLRRSWIAYSLIYLLTRIFTSNRMTRYDGPLSVLKAFTDDELREWAVKAGAASVEVHREPFWLLVVSGKSL, from the coding sequence ATGTCCTTCATCCCCCGCAAAAGAACGGCCCTCGAGTTTCTCGATCTTCCTCCCGAGGTGTGCACCCAGGAGGAACTGGCCGGGAGCCTCGCCGACCTGAGGATGGTCAACCGCTACCTGGGTGACACCCGGGCGCTGTTCAAGCACCTCTCCAGGAAGATAGACGGGCGGCGGCAGATTTCCGTGCTCGACGTCGCGACCGGTTCGGCTGATCTCCCTGTTGCCCTGGTGGAGTGGGGCAGAAAGAACGGGATCGACATGCAGGTGACGGGCCTCGACCTCAACAGCCGGGTCCTTGAAATCGCACGCGAATATGCTTCCGGATATCCCGAGATCAAGTTGCTGGTGGCGGACGCCCTGCAACTCCCTTTTCGAGACCACAGCTTCGATATCGTGCTCTGCAGCAAGACGCTGCATCACCTGAAGGAGCCGGAAGCGGTAACGGTCATGAGGGAGATGCTCCGGGTGGCACGGCGCGGCTTCATCGTCATGGACCTGCGCAGGAGCTGGATCGCCTACAGCCTCATCTACCTGCTCACCAGGATCTTCACCAGCAATCGGATGACCCGCTACGACGGCCCACTTTCTGTCCTTAAGGCCTTTACCGACGACGAGCTTAGGGAATGGGCGGTGAAGGCTGGAGCGGCCTCGGTCGAGGTGCACCGCGAGCCTTTCTGGCTGCTGGTCGTTTCAGGGAAGAGCTTATGA
- a CDS encoding U32 family peptidase — MKFSVATNFEADLLPALDGFPVAELFGKLPADSVGGGRASFMLAPLTKARFRAHVQDAARRGIAFNYLLNPACMDNREFIRRGQAELECLLCFVEECGVTSVTVSLPFLLPIIKKRYPRLKVRVGVYARVDCVAKAKFWEDLGADCITLESIAVNRDFAVLRSIREAVGLELQLIANSNCLIFCPLSGQHMVNLSHASQQGHATGGFMIDYCALKCSALKLADPSHYLRSEFIRPEDLKAYTDLGFSSFKILERGAPTAVLAARVRAYAEGYFEGNLLDLIQPYGYKKSSTKGGGLLDVRRFAKFFFRPMAVRQTGLFRLKRLAEKRGLVAELDWDPVYIDNRLLDGFLDGIREIDCRTSDCSRCGYCENWTRRAVRVDEGYRREMLQLYQNAFDDMYSGTLWGMAGRRGE; from the coding sequence ATGAAGTTTTCCGTTGCCACCAATTTTGAAGCCGACCTCCTGCCGGCGCTGGATGGGTTTCCGGTTGCAGAGTTGTTTGGCAAGCTCCCTGCCGACAGCGTCGGGGGCGGCCGAGCGTCGTTCATGCTGGCGCCCCTGACCAAGGCGCGGTTCCGGGCGCACGTACAGGACGCGGCGCGCCGCGGCATTGCTTTCAATTACTTGTTGAACCCCGCCTGCATGGACAACCGGGAGTTCATCCGCAGAGGCCAGGCAGAGCTGGAGTGTCTGCTCTGCTTCGTGGAGGAGTGCGGCGTCACGTCAGTCACGGTTTCCCTTCCCTTTTTGCTCCCCATCATCAAGAAGCGGTATCCGCGCCTCAAGGTGCGCGTCGGCGTCTACGCCCGGGTCGACTGCGTAGCGAAGGCGAAGTTCTGGGAAGATCTCGGGGCGGATTGCATCACCTTGGAATCGATCGCGGTCAACCGCGACTTTGCCGTGCTGCGCTCGATCCGAGAGGCGGTCGGGCTGGAGCTGCAGCTGATCGCCAATTCCAATTGCCTCATCTTCTGCCCGCTGTCAGGGCAGCACATGGTGAACCTCTCCCATGCCTCTCAGCAGGGGCACGCGACCGGCGGCTTCATGATCGACTACTGCGCGCTCAAATGCTCCGCCCTCAAACTCGCCGACCCGTCGCACTATCTGCGCTCCGAGTTCATCAGGCCGGAGGATCTCAAGGCATATACCGACCTCGGCTTCAGCTCCTTCAAGATCCTGGAGCGCGGTGCGCCGACTGCGGTGCTGGCGGCCCGCGTGCGGGCCTATGCGGAGGGATATTTCGAGGGGAACCTGTTGGATCTGATCCAGCCCTATGGCTACAAGAAATCTTCGACGAAGGGGGGCGGTCTGTTGGACGTCAGGCGGTTCGCCAAGTTCTTCTTCAGGCCGATGGCGGTGAGGCAGACGGGCCTATTCCGCCTGAAGCGGCTGGCAGAGAAACGCGGCCTGGTGGCGGAGCTTGACTGGGACCCGGTCTACATCGACAACAGGCTTTTGGACGGCTTCCTGGACGGCATCAGGGAGATCGACTGCCGGACCAGCGATTGCTCCCGGTGCGGCTACTGTGAAAACTGGACCAGGCGCGCCGTGCGGGTCGATGAAGGGTACCGGCGGGAGATGCTGCAGCTGTACCAGAACGCTTTCGATGATATGTACTCCGGCACACTGTGGGGCATGGCAGGGAGGAGGGGAGAATGA
- a CDS encoding B12-binding domain-containing radical SAM protein → MKILLLAMPDAANNFHRIIKVPNLGLCSIAAHLKLHEVKVVDLVLVHRDIKAWLQRFLCEFRPDVVGISSMSFQYESALKVMSICRASLPHVKLVLGGYHATLAYRELCQDASPFDFLVRGEGEHAFPALLEALDGQRSFFDVPGLSWPRHGTFVHNPTAGLADLSQLPLPAREARVLDGFTYFDRKLDCVETSRGCTMTCTFCSITGMYGASFRCHQIDRVIKDLKVLQKRGTRTVLLVDDNITLDSRRFTMLAQAIVEHGLNSMEYLVQASVAGIVADPELIPALAKANFALVFLGIESVLPQNLALFRKGDIRAKTERAVGLLRQHGIGVMGGFIIGNPDDGPEEIREVFRASRRLGIDLPYVQCVTPYPGTRIREELLQAGLVTNPDRLSRYTGFMCNVRTKRLTVGQLNRIMNWENLKAFLSPAMFVGNYFVRKREKGGLKVLLNNLDLVRGFFTGDQFRSRHRF, encoded by the coding sequence ATGAAGATACTCCTTTTGGCCATGCCGGACGCCGCCAACAACTTCCACCGCATCATCAAGGTCCCCAACCTGGGGCTCTGTTCGATCGCGGCCCATCTCAAGCTGCACGAGGTGAAGGTGGTGGACCTGGTGCTGGTGCATCGCGACATCAAGGCGTGGCTGCAGCGCTTCCTGTGCGAGTTCCGCCCAGACGTGGTCGGCATCAGCAGCATGAGCTTCCAGTACGAAAGCGCCCTCAAGGTGATGTCTATCTGCCGTGCCAGCCTCCCCCACGTCAAGCTGGTGCTGGGGGGGTACCACGCCACGCTCGCCTACCGGGAGCTCTGCCAGGATGCGTCCCCTTTTGACTTCCTGGTGCGCGGCGAGGGGGAGCACGCCTTCCCGGCGCTACTGGAGGCGCTGGATGGACAACGCTCCTTCTTCGATGTCCCCGGCCTGTCGTGGCCCCGTCATGGCACGTTCGTCCACAATCCCACCGCTGGTTTGGCGGATCTGTCCCAACTCCCCCTGCCGGCCCGCGAAGCCCGCGTCCTCGACGGCTTCACCTATTTCGACCGCAAGCTCGATTGTGTCGAGACATCGCGTGGCTGCACCATGACCTGCACGTTCTGCTCGATCACCGGGATGTACGGAGCCAGCTTCCGCTGCCATCAGATCGATCGGGTCATCAAGGACCTTAAGGTCCTGCAAAAAAGGGGAACCCGGACCGTGCTGTTGGTGGACGACAACATCACCCTGGACAGCCGCCGCTTCACTATGCTCGCGCAGGCAATCGTGGAGCACGGACTGAACAGCATGGAGTACCTGGTGCAGGCCTCGGTGGCTGGCATCGTCGCCGATCCCGAGCTGATACCGGCGCTCGCGAAGGCGAACTTCGCCCTGGTGTTCCTGGGCATCGAATCGGTGCTCCCGCAAAACCTGGCCCTCTTTAGGAAGGGGGACATCAGGGCTAAAACGGAACGAGCGGTGGGCTTGCTGCGGCAGCACGGCATCGGCGTGATGGGGGGATTCATCATCGGCAACCCTGACGACGGCCCCGAGGAGATCCGGGAGGTTTTCCGCGCCTCACGCCGGCTGGGAATCGACCTCCCCTACGTGCAGTGCGTGACCCCGTATCCCGGTACCAGAATCAGGGAGGAACTTTTGCAGGCGGGCCTGGTGACCAACCCCGACCGGCTGAGCAGGTACACCGGCTTCATGTGCAACGTGAGGACGAAACGGCTGACCGTGGGGCAATTAAACCGGATCATGAATTGGGAGAACCTGAAGGCTTTTCTGAGCCCAGCCATGTTCGTCGGCAACTACTTCGTCAGGAAGCGCGAAAAAGGCGGACTGAAAGTACTCCTGAACAACCTGGACTTGGTCCGTGGCTTTTTCACCGGCGACCAATTCCGCTCGCGACACAGGTTCTGA
- a CDS encoding MFS transporter, with the protein MGSIKSGTKRYRQINWAFFFAGFVTFITLYDVQPLLPVFTREFGVSAMFASLPLSVTSCALAISMLFAGTISETLGRKTVMVASLVTTSVLAYLTSHTQSLEQLVAVRFLQGIALAGLPAVALAYLSEEIAPASLTSAIGLYISGNAIGGMTGRIFTATMAEATSWRTALAVIGVACFVLSLYFARSLPPSENFKKRPFAARYLFSSLYRQLQDPGLICLYGISFLIMGSFVTLYNYITFRLLGAPYHLPASLVSLIFLVYMLGSFSSSMIGVQVERFGRGRMLFLTISTMVVGALFTVSRDLGTIVTGIAIFTCGFFGAHTIASSWVGSRAKTARAQAASLYLFFYYLGSSVSGTVGGVFWTSFDWQGVVLLIMGLLGTGLVLLKFLTSCAEGDCPARSAVATLDVLRS; encoded by the coding sequence ATGGGATCCATCAAGAGCGGCACCAAAAGATACCGGCAGATCAACTGGGCCTTTTTCTTCGCGGGCTTTGTCACCTTCATCACGTTGTACGACGTGCAGCCGCTGTTGCCGGTGTTCACCCGTGAGTTCGGCGTCAGCGCCATGTTCGCCAGCCTGCCGCTTTCGGTCACCTCCTGCGCCCTCGCCATCTCCATGCTGTTCGCCGGCACCATCTCCGAGACGCTGGGGCGCAAGACCGTGATGGTCGCCTCCCTGGTGACCACCTCCGTCCTGGCGTACCTCACCTCCCACACCCAGAGCCTGGAGCAACTGGTCGCCGTGAGGTTCCTGCAGGGGATCGCGCTGGCCGGGCTTCCCGCCGTCGCACTCGCCTATCTCAGCGAGGAGATCGCCCCCGCCTCGCTCACCTCCGCCATCGGCCTCTACATCAGCGGCAACGCCATCGGCGGCATGACCGGCAGGATCTTTACCGCCACCATGGCCGAGGCCACCTCCTGGCGCACGGCCTTGGCCGTAATCGGCGTGGCCTGCTTCGTGTTGAGCCTCTATTTCGCCAGGAGCCTCCCCCCCTCCGAGAACTTCAAGAAGCGCCCCTTCGCGGCGCGCTACCTGTTCAGCTCCTTGTACCGGCAATTGCAAGATCCCGGGCTGATCTGCCTGTACGGTATCTCCTTCCTTATCATGGGGAGCTTCGTGACCCTGTACAACTACATCACCTTCAGGCTTCTGGGTGCGCCGTACCACCTCCCCGCCTCGCTGGTGAGCCTCATTTTCCTGGTCTACATGCTGGGCTCCTTCAGTTCCTCCATGATCGGGGTGCAGGTGGAGCGTTTCGGACGGGGCCGGATGCTTTTTCTCACCATAAGCACCATGGTCGTCGGGGCGCTCTTCACCGTGAGCCGTGACCTGGGCACTATCGTCACCGGCATCGCCATTTTCACCTGCGGTTTCTTCGGCGCCCACACCATCGCCTCCAGTTGGGTCGGCAGCCGCGCCAAAACCGCCCGGGCGCAAGCCGCGTCACTCTATCTCTTCTTCTACTATCTCGGTTCCAGCGTTTCCGGCACCGTCGGCGGTGTGTTCTGGACCTCCTTCGACTGGCAGGGCGTGGTGCTCCTGATCATGGGGCTCCTGGGAACCGGGCTGGTACTGCTGAAATTCCTCACCAGTTGTGCCGAAGGCGACTGCCCCGCCCGCAGCGCCGTTGCCACCCTCGACGTCCTGCGCAGCTAA